AGCAGCATTGACACTGGGCCTGGCATCAAAGATGAAGAGTTTGTGGGACTGAGCATTAGCATCCATGATCGCCTGGAGGTATTTCTCATCCTCTTTGCTGCGCTTCCCGTTTACCCCAACCATGGGCTGACTGCAGCGTGTCACTGTTGCCTGGCTCTCTGGATGGATCCATGACAACACCTGCACACAGAGTAAAACAGAATAAGACCACAGACAGTCCAACGATCGAGCTGCACAGGAGAAGCTTCATGCTGAAGACCGCTCACTCACAGGTATCCTTCCTTTTGCTCGGAAGGCAGCGACTCTCTTCAGCTCTTCGTCTGGTATGTTGACAGGCGCGGCCAGAGTTGATGGGTAGGTGTCACAAACCTCATAGTGATCGTTCACTTTTGTTATCCTCCAGCTTTCATTGGGTATACCctgtaaaaaacacacaagcaacCAATGTAATAAGCTTCCTGTAACATTAAGCTAAGCAGTTGGACCGTGGCGTTTTTTTAAATACCTGTCTTTTGTATTCCGAGACAGCGTCGTATACCTTCCATCCATTTTCGGGAAACACTTGCCCATACTCAAAGGAAAAGATTTGCTGTGGGGAGCGAGAGAGAACTTCATCAGTCGGTAGACAGTGCAGAGCTACAGTGTCAGAGACAGTGTGGCTGAATCACTCACCAGCCCGTTGGAAACAGGAAACGCAAATTTCACCAGCACTTCGAAAATGGACTTTCTGAGTGTGTCCtccatttgtttgtgtgcaaaTCGTAGATTACGCATATCCTGCAGAAAGATAGAACAGCAGGTCATGGTCAAACTGAGGGGTCAACAGCTGTTTGTAATATGATTTCATAGCAGTAAAGCAACTGCGCCATGTAAAAGTATGCTATGGACATAGAGGTTATTCATAGGCTCACTCTTCTTAATGATTATGATTTATGATAGTATTGTTTACACagcagagatgagaggaggtTCATCCTCTATGCCTTAGCCTGTTCACTGTATAACTGTCATCTACTGTGCTGCCTGTATGTTCTTGCATCTGTAACCTGTGGACATCTGCCATATAAAACAAGTGTACTTATTTAAGACCGTTTCCACATCATACTCACTTTGCAAACTAGCCCGTAGGACACATCACCGCGGCTTGATGCACTTCCAATCCTTTCCACACGACTCAGCACCCCAAGGGGCAGGTCCAGCACAAATGCTGGCTCCTAGAAATACAACAACACATTAACAAACAGAGAATGAATCTTCCAAATAgttatagtgctttttttttttattctcaaaGCTTACCCTGTCCATGCATTTAAAGAAAAGTCTGTAGTTGGTAACGGTCACTGTTCCCCTCAGTGCTCCAATGAAAGGACAGAAGTATGTGACATCTTGGGCTGcagaataaaacaagaaaaaaattctaaatttggCCAAGAAACAACAAATATATTGCAAATTGTTTTGATGTAAAAAAGCTACTTTGCCTCGAATGCATGTACGCTATTTCGATTAGAGTTGTGATTGCAGTAAAGACAGAACCTACCCATGTCTTGCACAGTTTCATTTGGAAGTAACTGTGGCTCTTCTTTTTCTGAATCTCTAAGCACCTGCTGGAAACATTAGATACAAATTAGACATGAATGTGGATCTGAATGTGGACCTGAACCCATGAAACTTGCTAAGGTAGATTATCATAAAGCACTATTTAAAGACACGTGTTGGGTAAGTATGTAATGCATGAGATGGCATACCTTGGCAACAATTTTGGGCTTAACCTGAAAGGTGCAGAAAAGAGGAGAGTTGTGCTTTGGTCATTATCATTAGTAATTAATGAAGCAGCAGGATGTCAGTGAACTATGTGCAGGCTACTAACCCTGAGCTCTGGGGAGAGCTCTGCAGCAGCGGCCACAGAGTGAGAGGACATGGCAGAGGTTGGCTTGGCCTGCTGGGCAGACCGGTCAGAGCGAGAGGTGGAAGTACTGAGGAGAGATAACATGACAAAGGAAATACTTAGTCTTAGTAGTAGGGTGTTACCACAGCCATTCCTCAACTCATTTCACTTGTGTTGAAACCAGTATTTGATTAAATAACCAATTAACAAAACTATTGCATTAATATGAATCTGTTTTTCATCTGAGTAACAAATTTGGGATATTTTCAAGGAACTTGAATGCATCACCTTGGGGTCTAGGAAATTGTTATGGtaattttttcattattttcagatgttttgCAGCCCAATCATTGATTCATCGAAACCATAATGGACACTTCAGTCGATAATGTATGTTAGTCAGACGGAGTGTGCAAATATCTGACATTACTCTAGACTCTGATAACTTCTCAATTATTCTAATTATAAGGGATAATGGCCAATAATTGTGCACTAATTGACTGTAATCACCAGTGGTAACCACATGACATTATTAGTGGTTTCATTAACGGTCCCATCTCAAGGGTTCACGTTACAGAAAGTGCATTAAGATTAGACATGTTAACTAACGTGATAACACATATATAAAGCCTGCTGTTAGTTTCTAAACTTTGAGCTAACGCTAGCTTAAAGAGCGAGGTGTTGTGGTGGGTTTGGCTACCTGGACAATGAATCAACACTTGGCTGTCGAGAAGAGGAGTGCTTCGAACCCAAACTGTCGATGCTCCCGCTCTTCTCCATGTTCTCCTGCTTCAAGTGTTTGGAGAACTGTCAGTGTGAGCCCCGAGTATGCGACGGAGATCCGTGTATCTACTGGAGAATGTCTTTAAATCCCCCGTCGGAGTACAGTAAATCCCCACCAACAAAAGGAAGCTGCCATGTTTTCCCAGCAGCCTCCCAGATCCCTGTCACAAGGAAGCGATAGTTGGAGATGGCGCCCCCTGCCGGCTTGACTTGTCGCCCGCTGCCTTCAATGCTCCTCGTACGTTTTGGTAATACCTTTTGTTCAGAAACGGTTGTTACAGATATTTGGTGGGTAATAAGCCAAAAGGAATACCACGGATTTCTGTCCAATTATGAAATGGGATAATATCA
This portion of the Sebastes umbrosus isolate fSebUmb1 chromosome 17, fSebUmb1.pri, whole genome shotgun sequence genome encodes:
- the mtmr2 gene encoding myotubularin-related protein 2 isoform X2; translated protein: MEKSGSIDSLGSKHSSSRQPSVDSLSSTSTSRSDRSAQQAKPTSAMSSHSVAAAAELSPELRVKPKIVAKVLRDSEKEEPQLLPNETVQDMAQDVTYFCPFIGALRGTVTVTNYRLFFKCMDREPAFVLDLPLGVLSRVERIGSASSRGDVSYGLVCKDMRNLRFAHKQMEDTLRKSIFEVLVKFAFPVSNGLQIFSFEYGQVFPENGWKVYDAVSEYKRQGIPNESWRITKVNDHYEVCDTYPSTLAAPVNIPDEELKRVAAFRAKGRIPVLSWIHPESQATVTRCSQPMVGVNGKRSKEDEKYLQAIMDANAQSHKLFIFDARPSVNAAANKMKGGGYESEDAYQNAELVFLDIHNIHVMRESLRKLKDVIYPNIADSHWLSNLESTHWLEHIKLILAGALRIADKVESGKTSVVVHCSDGWDRTAQLTSLAMLMLDGYYRTIRGFEVLLEKEWLSFGHRFQLRIGHGDKNHTDADRSPVFIQFIDCVWQLTRQFPAAFEFNEYFLVTILDHLYSCLFGTFLCNSEQQRLKEEIPKRTVSLWSYINSQLEEFTNPLYVNYSNHVLFPVVSLRHLELWVGYYIRWNPRMRPQEPVHQRYKELLAKRAELQKRVDELQREVTNRSVSSSSERAGSPTRSITPVQTFV
- the mtmr2 gene encoding myotubularin-related protein 2 isoform X1; this encodes MEKSGSIDSLGSKHSSSRQPSVDSLSSTSTSRSDRSAQQAKPTSAMSSHSVAAAAELSPELRVKPKIVAKQVLRDSEKEEPQLLPNETVQDMAQDVTYFCPFIGALRGTVTVTNYRLFFKCMDREPAFVLDLPLGVLSRVERIGSASSRGDVSYGLVCKDMRNLRFAHKQMEDTLRKSIFEVLVKFAFPVSNGLQIFSFEYGQVFPENGWKVYDAVSEYKRQGIPNESWRITKVNDHYEVCDTYPSTLAAPVNIPDEELKRVAAFRAKGRIPVLSWIHPESQATVTRCSQPMVGVNGKRSKEDEKYLQAIMDANAQSHKLFIFDARPSVNAAANKMKGGGYESEDAYQNAELVFLDIHNIHVMRESLRKLKDVIYPNIADSHWLSNLESTHWLEHIKLILAGALRIADKVESGKTSVVVHCSDGWDRTAQLTSLAMLMLDGYYRTIRGFEVLLEKEWLSFGHRFQLRIGHGDKNHTDADRSPVFIQFIDCVWQLTRQFPAAFEFNEYFLVTILDHLYSCLFGTFLCNSEQQRLKEEIPKRTVSLWSYINSQLEEFTNPLYVNYSNHVLFPVVSLRHLELWVGYYIRWNPRMRPQEPVHQRYKELLAKRAELQKRVDELQREVTNRSVSSSSERAGSPTRSITPVQTFV